A window from Vibrio cortegadensis encodes these proteins:
- a CDS encoding DUF3306 domain-containing protein, which translates to MATNFLSRWSQRKLSNKEEPVDKVDLDVGNEVVPDALGMNETDSDLIATELNTITTGPNTSKESGVNETGYLESDHPETESSGDVVDASVTDLPIAELLTTGAEASVKKAALRKLFLSGEFSEVDALNDYDHDYKAVKTLSKEVAETLRGWAKEIIEDDPEDIDQPQETALNEEADNIASSAESNSNETHQYATDTVVDEHRVDEHLNDNQVKHNQDSMNKSPLNENNC; encoded by the coding sequence GTGGCAACTAACTTTCTTTCACGCTGGTCTCAACGAAAGCTGAGTAACAAAGAAGAACCTGTAGATAAAGTCGACCTTGATGTAGGTAATGAGGTTGTGCCTGATGCTCTGGGCATGAATGAAACGGATTCTGACCTTATAGCGACAGAGCTTAACACGATAACTACAGGCCCTAATACGTCCAAAGAGAGCGGTGTTAACGAAACTGGTTATCTAGAATCTGATCATCCTGAAACAGAAAGCTCGGGCGATGTTGTGGACGCTTCCGTTACGGATCTTCCCATAGCGGAGCTATTAACCACAGGTGCTGAAGCCAGTGTTAAGAAAGCGGCTCTGAGGAAACTTTTCCTGAGTGGTGAATTTAGTGAAGTCGATGCGTTGAATGATTACGATCATGATTACAAAGCCGTTAAAACGCTCTCAAAAGAGGTTGCTGAAACACTTAGAGGCTGGGCGAAAGAGATTATCGAAGATGATCCTGAGGATATAGACCAACCCCAAGAGACTGCGTTAAATGAAGAGGCGGATAATATCGCCAGTTCTGCAGAGTCCAATTCCAACGAAACTCATCAATATGCGACTGACACTGTAGTTGACGAACATCGAGTTGACGAACATCTCAATGATAATCAAGTAAAGCATAATCAAGATAGTATGAACAAATCACCACTTAATGAGAATAATTGCTAA
- a CDS encoding 4Fe-4S binding protein — MLKQFLQQTESDNGKARAFAIENTVELTNLIPPTVSYESGGNTLIIGPTAIIVSASEQLSQMNSLTLLSTDGERSEHSNLYFANSIELSGFLGTFEVVIENHGVRSNLAKIAVHSDCFDVVLDLSLNGCMTEEVPVPGYYPVGRGYPSLAEALEEIPTLMGTFDKPKYFRLDTDLCAHSSRGVKGCERCVDACPAGALSSEGNDKIGHKIEINPYLCQGVGTCATACPTEAIHYALPNPQDTQKFIERTLLNYEEAGGRDPIVLICSARHETYNLMALRVLPDNVVPIVVEDLASIGIDTWFAALTNGATQVLFAASKHMPQTIQRVLNHEVGIAQDLLDQLGINKECVDILYLETLRHQTPSLQTLPFELWIGELEGNKRERLFTALDALASNRIPVETIQEMPSTAPYGSVSCSEKDCTLCMACVAVCPTAALHNDGQSPSLKFIEQDCVQCGLCEKACPEKALSLEPRMNWDKETRQSAISLYDEPAAECLRCHKPFAPQSMITMLQDKLRGHSHFSDAASLNRIAMCEDCRVVDVFESMAEKPEDQLTY, encoded by the coding sequence ATGTTAAAACAATTTTTACAACAAACAGAATCGGACAATGGAAAAGCAAGAGCCTTTGCTATTGAGAATACGGTTGAGTTAACCAACCTTATTCCACCGACGGTCAGTTATGAAAGTGGCGGTAATACGCTAATTATTGGTCCAACCGCTATCATTGTGAGTGCATCTGAACAGCTCTCTCAAATGAACTCTTTGACCCTTCTGTCTACTGATGGCGAGAGATCTGAGCATTCCAATCTTTATTTCGCTAATTCAATCGAACTAAGTGGATTCTTAGGCACATTTGAAGTCGTTATCGAAAATCATGGTGTTCGCTCTAATCTTGCAAAAATAGCCGTTCACAGTGACTGTTTTGATGTCGTTTTGGACCTATCTCTTAATGGTTGTATGACGGAAGAAGTTCCAGTCCCAGGCTATTACCCAGTAGGAAGAGGCTATCCGTCACTCGCTGAAGCGCTAGAAGAGATCCCAACGCTAATGGGGACCTTTGATAAGCCTAAGTACTTCCGTTTGGATACCGATCTTTGTGCGCACAGTTCACGTGGCGTCAAAGGGTGTGAGCGATGTGTTGATGCTTGCCCTGCAGGTGCTCTTTCTAGTGAAGGAAACGATAAGATTGGTCATAAGATCGAGATCAACCCTTATTTATGTCAAGGCGTGGGAACATGCGCGACAGCTTGTCCTACAGAAGCCATTCATTACGCACTTCCAAATCCTCAAGATACCCAAAAATTCATCGAACGTACGCTGCTTAATTACGAAGAGGCGGGCGGGCGAGATCCTATCGTGCTGATCTGTAGTGCTCGTCATGAAACTTATAATTTGATGGCGCTGAGAGTACTACCAGATAACGTTGTTCCAATTGTGGTTGAAGATTTGGCTTCTATCGGTATTGATACTTGGTTTGCAGCCTTGACCAATGGCGCGACTCAAGTCTTGTTTGCGGCGAGTAAGCACATGCCTCAAACCATTCAACGCGTACTGAATCATGAAGTCGGAATTGCTCAAGATCTTCTTGATCAGCTTGGTATCAACAAAGAGTGCGTTGATATCTTGTATCTGGAAACCCTAAGACATCAAACGCCATCACTACAAACTCTTCCTTTTGAACTTTGGATAGGAGAGTTAGAAGGGAATAAGCGAGAAAGGCTATTCACCGCACTTGATGCTTTAGCCAGTAATCGAATTCCGGTTGAAACCATTCAAGAGATGCCTTCAACAGCTCCATATGGTTCTGTTTCGTGTAGTGAGAAAGATTGCACACTGTGTATGGCGTGCGTTGCGGTTTGTCCTACAGCGGCTCTACATAATGATGGTCAATCTCCAAGCCTTAAATTCATCGAACAAGATTGTGTTCAGTGTGGCTTGTGTGAAAAAGCCTGTCCTGAAAAAGCATTGAGTTTAGAACCTCGTATGAACTGGGATAAAGAGACTCGCCAGTCTGCTATTTCACTTTATGACGAACCCGCAGCAGAGTGTTTACGCTGTCATAAGCCGTTTGCCCCGCAATCTATGATTACCATGTTACAAGACAAGTTACGTGGTCACTCTCATTTTTCTGATGCTGCCTCTCTTAACCGTATTGCGATGTGTGAAGATTGCCGTGTGGTTGATGTTTTTGAGTCGATGGCGGAAAAGCCTGAAGATCAACTGACTTACTAG
- a CDS encoding TorD/DmsD family molecular chaperone, with translation MNVELEQDQSLRIDIYLLIAQLLRESPSQDLLHFLTEIELNQGTQPMAIAWAKLKSAAQAGDVFKIEEEFQDLFIGVGRGEVVPFGSWHIAGALMEKPLSDLRQSLAELGFERNEDVKEPEDHMAALCEVMSLLIESSNDEPKAAFAIQKKFFNQHISPWYLSLVNHIQQSKSADFYLAVAALIEGYLSLEQVNFAENPMNKRNNSKIDVKNVVDSATN, from the coding sequence ATGAACGTGGAACTAGAACAAGATCAATCCTTAAGAATCGATATCTATCTGCTGATTGCGCAGTTATTAAGAGAATCACCAAGCCAAGATTTACTTCATTTCCTTACGGAGATTGAACTGAATCAAGGTACTCAGCCAATGGCTATCGCGTGGGCTAAATTGAAATCGGCGGCTCAAGCAGGTGATGTTTTCAAAATCGAAGAGGAGTTTCAAGATCTCTTCATTGGTGTTGGGCGCGGAGAAGTCGTTCCATTTGGTTCATGGCATATTGCTGGTGCATTAATGGAAAAGCCACTATCCGATCTCCGCCAAAGTTTAGCGGAACTTGGCTTTGAACGAAATGAGGATGTGAAAGAGCCAGAAGATCATATGGCAGCACTTTGTGAAGTGATGTCTCTATTGATCGAGTCTTCGAATGATGAACCTAAAGCTGCATTTGCGATTCAGAAGAAATTTTTCAACCAGCACATATCGCCTTGGTACCTGTCGTTAGTGAATCACATTCAACAATCAAAAAGTGCGGATTTCTATCTAGCTGTTGCCGCTTTAATTGAAGGTTACTTGAGCTTAGAACAAGTGAACTTTGCAGAAAACCCGATGAATAAAAGAAATAACTCAAAAATTGACGTGAAGAACGTTGTTGATTCAGCAACGAATTAA
- a CDS encoding twin-arginine translocation signal domain-containing protein: MKDKNEVNTSRRDLLKGITTATVAGAVIAGTTKIAAASDTEQPKVEVKTEGYKETQHIRDYYDTL; the protein is encoded by the coding sequence ATGAAAGACAAAAACGAAGTAAACACCAGCCGACGAGATTTACTTAAAGGCATAACAACAGCGACAGTAGCAGGTGCTGTGATTGCTGGCACGACTAAAATCGCTGCGGCATCGGATACTGAACAACCTAAAGTTGAAGTTAAAACAGAAGGTTACAAAGAAACTCAACATATTCGTGATTATTACGACACGCTTTAG
- a CDS encoding formate dehydrogenase subunit alpha, whose protein sequence is MKLMKRSDSVSKAENQFGISRRAFMKNSSLAAGGVAAGACMFAPGMMKKAEAKTVDADAKTEIKRTICSHCSVGCGIYAEVQNGVWTGQEPAYDHPFNAGGHCAKGAALREHGHGERRLKYPMKLENGKWKKLSWDQAIEEIGEKALQIRKESGPDSVYWLGSAKHSNEQAYMFRKMASLWGTNNVDHQARICHSTTVAGVANTWGYGAMTNSFNDMHNCKSMLFIGSNPAEAHPVAMQHILIAKEKNNCKIVVADPRRTRTAAKADHYVSLRPGSDVAFIWGVLWHVFENKWEDKEFIRQRVFGMDEIREEVAKWTPEEVERVTGISRDEVYQTAKLLSENRPGCVVWCMGGTQHTTGNNNTRAYCILELALGNMGKSGGGANIFRGHDNVQGATDLGVLSHTLPGYYGLSEGAWKHWSKVWELDYSWVQNQFDQNKYRGKKPMNNMGIPVSRWIDGVLENKDNIEQNDNIRAMFYWGHAVNSQTRGVEMKKAMQKLDMMVIVDPYPTVAAVMNDRTDGVYLLPATTQFETSGSVTASNRSFQWREQVIQPLFESKVDHEIMYLLTKKLGFSDQLFKNVAVNGNIPVIEDITREFNRGMWTIGYTGQSPERIKSHTMNWHTFHKTSLEAEGGPAHGETYGLPWPCWGTPEMKHPGSHILYDTSKPVALGGGNFRARFGVEFEGKNLLAEDSFSKDCELEDGYPEFSSKLLKHLGWWDDLTEAEKAAAEGKNWKTDTSGGIQRVAIKHGCMPYGNAKARAVVWTFPDRVPLHREPLYTPRRDLVADYPTWDDSESIYRLPTMYKSIQDQDKSKEYPIILTSGRLVEYEGGGEETRSNPWLAELQQEMFVEVNPKDANDIGFKDGDMVWVEGAEKGRIHVKAMVTRRVKPGLAFLPFHFGGKFQGEELRDKYPEGTDPYVIGESANIATTYGYDPVTQMQETKVTLCKISKA, encoded by the coding sequence ATGAAATTAATGAAACGCTCCGATAGCGTATCAAAGGCTGAAAATCAGTTTGGTATTAGCCGCCGCGCATTTATGAAGAACTCTTCACTTGCTGCTGGTGGTGTAGCGGCTGGCGCTTGTATGTTTGCGCCGGGCATGATGAAAAAAGCGGAAGCAAAAACAGTAGATGCTGATGCTAAAACTGAGATAAAACGTACCATCTGTTCACACTGTTCTGTTGGCTGCGGTATCTACGCAGAAGTACAAAATGGCGTATGGACGGGTCAAGAACCCGCTTACGATCACCCATTTAACGCTGGTGGACACTGTGCGAAAGGTGCTGCGTTACGTGAACATGGTCATGGTGAACGCCGTCTTAAATACCCGATGAAGTTAGAAAACGGCAAATGGAAGAAGTTATCGTGGGATCAAGCGATCGAAGAGATCGGTGAGAAAGCGTTGCAGATTCGCAAAGAGTCTGGTCCTGATTCGGTTTATTGGCTAGGCAGTGCAAAACACAGCAATGAACAGGCCTACATGTTCCGTAAGATGGCATCGCTTTGGGGTACGAATAACGTCGATCACCAAGCGCGAATTTGTCACTCAACCACAGTTGCTGGTGTTGCCAACACTTGGGGTTACGGGGCAATGACAAACTCTTTCAATGATATGCATAACTGTAAGTCGATGCTATTCATTGGTTCAAACCCTGCAGAAGCTCATCCCGTTGCCATGCAGCACATCTTAATCGCTAAAGAGAAAAACAACTGTAAGATCGTAGTTGCTGATCCTCGCCGCACTCGTACCGCCGCTAAAGCGGATCATTACGTATCACTTCGTCCTGGTTCTGATGTTGCCTTTATTTGGGGCGTGCTATGGCATGTGTTTGAAAATAAATGGGAAGACAAAGAGTTCATTCGTCAGCGTGTATTCGGTATGGATGAAATTCGTGAAGAAGTGGCGAAATGGACACCAGAAGAGGTTGAACGCGTAACGGGCATTTCACGTGATGAAGTGTACCAAACGGCGAAACTGCTATCTGAAAACCGCCCTGGGTGTGTGGTTTGGTGTATGGGTGGTACTCAACATACAACGGGTAACAACAACACTCGTGCATACTGTATTCTTGAGCTTGCTCTTGGCAATATGGGTAAATCAGGTGGCGGTGCAAACATCTTCCGTGGTCACGATAACGTTCAAGGCGCAACAGATTTAGGCGTTTTGTCTCATACACTTCCGGGCTATTACGGCTTATCTGAAGGCGCGTGGAAACACTGGTCTAAAGTATGGGAACTTGATTACTCTTGGGTTCAAAACCAATTCGACCAAAATAAATATCGCGGTAAAAAACCAATGAACAACATGGGTATCCCTGTGTCTCGTTGGATTGATGGTGTATTAGAAAATAAAGATAATATCGAACAGAACGATAATATCCGCGCGATGTTCTATTGGGGTCATGCCGTTAACTCACAAACTCGCGGCGTCGAAATGAAAAAAGCGATGCAGAAGCTCGACATGATGGTCATTGTCGATCCATACCCAACCGTTGCGGCTGTCATGAATGACCGTACGGATGGCGTGTATCTGCTTCCTGCAACCACGCAATTTGAAACGTCGGGTTCAGTTACGGCTTCAAACCGTTCATTCCAATGGCGTGAGCAAGTGATACAGCCACTGTTTGAATCGAAGGTCGATCATGAAATCATGTACTTACTGACGAAGAAACTTGGCTTTTCTGATCAACTTTTCAAAAACGTTGCCGTGAACGGAAATATTCCCGTCATCGAAGACATCACTCGCGAATTCAACCGTGGTATGTGGACGATTGGTTACACAGGCCAAAGCCCTGAGCGAATCAAATCACACACTATGAACTGGCACACTTTCCATAAAACATCATTAGAAGCGGAAGGCGGCCCTGCGCACGGTGAAACCTATGGTCTTCCTTGGCCATGTTGGGGCACCCCTGAAATGAAGCACCCAGGTTCGCATATTCTTTATGATACATCGAAACCAGTAGCTCTTGGTGGTGGTAACTTCCGTGCTCGCTTTGGTGTTGAATTTGAAGGTAAAAACCTACTTGCAGAAGACAGCTTCTCAAAAGATTGTGAGCTTGAAGATGGATACCCAGAATTTAGCTCTAAACTGCTTAAACACCTAGGTTGGTGGGATGATCTCACTGAAGCAGAAAAAGCAGCCGCTGAAGGTAAAAACTGGAAAACGGACACATCTGGTGGTATCCAGCGCGTCGCGATTAAGCATGGTTGTATGCCTTACGGTAATGCTAAAGCTCGTGCGGTGGTTTGGACATTCCCAGATCGCGTTCCGTTGCACCGTGAGCCACTGTATACACCGCGCCGCGACCTAGTTGCTGATTACCCAACCTGGGATGACAGTGAATCGATCTACCGTCTACCTACGATGTACAAATCAATTCAAGATCAAGACAAGTCGAAAGAGTATCCGATCATTCTAACGTCTGGTCGTCTTGTTGAGTACGAAGGTGGTGGTGAAGAGACACGTTCAAACCCTTGGTTAGCGGAATTACAGCAAGAGATGTTCGTTGAAGTAAACCCGAAAGATGCCAATGACATTGGATTCAAAGATGGCGATATGGTTTGGGTTGAAGGCGCAGAAAAAGGACGTATTCATGTGAAAGCAATGGTGACTCGTAGAGTGAAACCTGGCTTAGCATTTTTGCCTTTCCATTTCGGCGGTAAATTCCAAGGTGAAGAGTTACGTGATAAGTACCCAGAAGGCACCGATCCTTATGTGATTGGTGAATCTGCAAACATCGCAACGACTTATGGTTATGACCCTGTAACGCAAATGCAGGAAACCAAAGTTACTCTCTGTAAAATTAGTAAAGCGTAG
- the fdh3B gene encoding formate dehydrogenase FDH3 subunit beta, whose product MARMKFLCDTKRCIECNGCVTACKNENDDALEWGIQRRRVVTLNDGEPGENSISVACMHCTDAPCMAVCPADCFEHTEDGIVLHNKDLCIGCGYCLFACPFGAPQFPKQSAFGERGKMDKCTFCAGGPETEAGSEEERKKYGANRIAEGKLPMCASLCSTKALIAGDAEKVSEIFRQRVVERGAKGAGWTNGEDLSFDATKS is encoded by the coding sequence ATGGCTAGAATGAAATTCCTTTGTGACACCAAGCGTTGTATCGAATGTAATGGCTGTGTCACAGCATGTAAAAATGAAAATGATGATGCTCTAGAGTGGGGCATTCAACGTCGACGTGTTGTCACTTTAAATGATGGCGAACCGGGAGAAAACTCAATCTCAGTGGCTTGTATGCACTGTACAGATGCTCCTTGTATGGCGGTTTGTCCTGCAGATTGCTTTGAGCACACTGAAGATGGCATCGTGCTGCATAATAAAGATTTATGCATCGGCTGTGGCTACTGCCTGTTTGCTTGCCCGTTTGGTGCACCACAATTTCCTAAGCAGTCTGCTTTTGGTGAGCGTGGAAAAATGGATAAATGTACTTTCTGTGCTGGCGGTCCTGAAACGGAAGCGGGTTCTGAAGAAGAGCGCAAAAAGTACGGTGCAAACCGTATCGCAGAAGGCAAACTGCCAATGTGTGCGTCACTTTGTTCAACTAAAGCTTTGATTGCGGGTGATGCAGAGAAAGTGTCTGAGATCTTCCGCCAACGTGTGGTAGAGCGCGGAGCAAAAGGCGCTGGCTGGACAAACGGCGAAGATCTTTCTTTTGATGCGACTAAGAGCTAA
- a CDS encoding formate dehydrogenase subunit gamma: protein MFQRLKRATLVMLPLLAAFLLAFSFPTSAQEQSASSAEKEMTQLAGADFWRQVKDGEVGYTTSQFPEHGMLISTPGQTWFLLKEKWMSPAGAIAIFGSIAMVVLAYIAVGPLMLSAPRTGKKIKRWSRLDRALHWSMAFTFLTLAFSGLMLVYGKHFLKPYIPTDWWGNIIYLAKQYHNYVGPLFFILLTCILLKWWRKSLFNKTDISWFMKMGGMVGKHKGTHPSAGFSNGGEKAIYWLLIVFGAVAAVSGLVLDFPIFDQTRRDMELSNLVHMFSALILICGFIFHIYIGLFGMEGALEGMVTGEVDETWAKEHHDLWYEEVKSAQHSEKSD from the coding sequence ATGTTTCAACGTCTTAAACGTGCGACTCTCGTGATGCTGCCTTTATTGGCAGCATTCCTACTCGCGTTTAGTTTTCCTACGTCGGCACAAGAGCAGAGTGCATCTTCTGCTGAGAAAGAGATGACTCAGTTAGCGGGAGCAGATTTTTGGCGTCAAGTTAAAGATGGAGAAGTCGGGTATACCACCTCTCAATTTCCTGAGCATGGCATGCTTATCAGTACCCCGGGACAAACATGGTTCTTATTAAAAGAGAAATGGATGTCACCTGCTGGCGCAATCGCTATTTTTGGTAGCATTGCGATGGTCGTCTTGGCTTATATTGCTGTAGGGCCGTTAATGCTGAGCGCACCGAGAACAGGTAAGAAAATTAAGCGTTGGTCTCGTTTAGATCGTGCTTTGCACTGGAGTATGGCGTTTACTTTCTTAACGTTGGCTTTTAGTGGCTTGATGTTGGTTTACGGAAAACACTTCCTAAAACCCTATATCCCAACCGATTGGTGGGGAAACATCATCTATCTCGCTAAGCAGTATCATAACTATGTAGGTCCACTGTTCTTCATTCTACTGACTTGTATCTTATTGAAATGGTGGCGTAAGTCGCTATTCAACAAAACGGATATATCTTGGTTTATGAAGATGGGTGGCATGGTAGGGAAACATAAAGGAACCCATCCATCAGCAGGGTTCTCCAATGGTGGTGAAAAAGCGATCTATTGGTTGCTGATCGTATTTGGTGCAGTTGCGGCGGTCAGTGGACTAGTGCTCGACTTCCCAATTTTTGACCAAACTCGCCGAGATATGGAGCTATCGAATCTGGTTCATATGTTCTCTGCACTGATCTTGATTTGTGGTTTCATCTTCCATATCTATATCGGTTTATTTGGCATGGAAGGCGCACTAGAAGGTATGGTTACTGGTGAAGTCGATGAAACGTGGGCAAAAGAGCACCATGATCTTTGGTATGAAGAGGTGAAGTCGGCTCAACACTCAGAGAAGAGTGATTAG
- a CDS encoding ammonium transporter, with product MSQTVSQVHGAVQTLTQSSDTLFLLLGAIMVFLMHAGFAFLEVGTVRKKNQVNALVKILADFGVSAIAYFFIGYWVAYGGHFFADAETLSQGNGYELVKFFFLLTFAAAIPAIVSGGIAERARFYPILIATFFTVGLVYPLFEGIIWNGNFGIQNWFEVTFGSSFHDFAGSVVVHGVGGWIALVAVLFLGMRKGRVRAGKHTNFAPSNIPFLALGAWILCVGWFGFNVMSAQTLNGISGLVAMNSLMAMVGGILAALIAGKNDPGFIHNGPLAGLVAVCAGSDLMHPLGALITGAIAGTLFVYLFTFLQNRTKIDDVLGVWPLHGVCGAWGGIAAGIFGQQALGGLGGVSFTVQLLGTGFGIIVAFGGAFIVYGALDKMTGLRLSEEDEFNGADLAIHKISSINED from the coding sequence ATGAGCCAAACCGTAAGTCAAGTGCATGGAGCCGTTCAAACCTTGACTCAAAGCTCAGACACGCTTTTTTTGCTTTTGGGGGCAATAATGGTGTTCTTAATGCACGCTGGATTTGCATTTTTGGAAGTGGGTACGGTACGTAAAAAGAACCAAGTGAATGCCTTAGTAAAAATTTTAGCTGATTTTGGAGTTTCCGCTATCGCGTATTTCTTTATTGGTTACTGGGTTGCCTACGGTGGACACTTTTTTGCCGATGCTGAGACGTTATCCCAAGGTAATGGCTATGAATTAGTTAAGTTCTTTTTCCTATTAACCTTTGCTGCCGCCATTCCTGCGATTGTTTCTGGAGGTATCGCGGAGCGGGCTCGATTCTACCCAATACTGATTGCCACTTTCTTTACTGTTGGACTGGTTTATCCATTGTTTGAAGGCATCATTTGGAATGGTAACTTTGGTATCCAAAACTGGTTTGAAGTGACATTCGGTTCAAGTTTTCATGATTTTGCAGGCTCAGTTGTCGTACATGGTGTAGGGGGCTGGATTGCTTTAGTCGCAGTCCTTTTTCTAGGGATGCGAAAAGGACGTGTAAGAGCAGGAAAACACACCAACTTTGCGCCATCCAATATCCCATTCTTAGCATTGGGAGCTTGGATATTGTGCGTGGGTTGGTTTGGATTCAATGTCATGTCGGCACAAACCTTAAATGGTATTAGTGGACTGGTCGCAATGAACTCATTGATGGCAATGGTAGGTGGCATTCTTGCTGCGTTAATTGCTGGGAAAAATGACCCAGGGTTTATCCATAATGGTCCCTTGGCTGGTTTAGTCGCAGTATGTGCAGGATCGGATTTGATGCATCCTCTCGGCGCGTTAATAACGGGTGCAATTGCCGGAACTCTATTTGTCTACTTGTTTACTTTCTTACAAAACAGAACCAAAATTGACGATGTACTCGGTGTATGGCCACTTCATGGTGTATGCGGAGCTTGGGGTGGTATCGCTGCGGGTATTTTCGGTCAGCAAGCTCTCGGAGGGCTTGGTGGTGTAAGCTTCACAGTTCAACTGCTTGGGACAGGATTCGGTATTATCGTTGCATTTGGAGGTGCTTTTATCGTCTACGGTGCTTTAGATAAAATGACAGGACTGCGATTATCAGAAGAGGATGAATTCAATGGCGCCGATCTTGCAATTCATAAGATTTCATCGATTAATGAAGATTAA
- the cobB gene encoding Sir2 family NAD+-dependent deacetylase, producing the protein MNFPYKNIVILTGAGISAESGIQTFRAQDGLWENHRIEDVATPEGFERNPDLVQEFYNQRRAKLQSDIIKPNPAHHALGKLESELDGKVTIITQNIDNLHERGGSKNVIHMHGELLKARCSESNQVLEHSEDILTGELCHCCQIPAQMRPHIVWFGEMPLRMGDIYSALEEADLFVSIGTSGVVYPAAGFVHDAKMHGAHTIEINLEPSAVESEFEEKRYGKAGLEVPKLVEELLLMGDDTELSA; encoded by the coding sequence ATGAACTTTCCATATAAAAATATTGTCATTCTAACTGGTGCTGGGATCTCAGCTGAGTCGGGGATCCAAACTTTCCGAGCTCAAGATGGCTTATGGGAGAACCACCGTATTGAAGATGTTGCCACCCCCGAAGGTTTTGAACGTAATCCGGACTTAGTTCAGGAATTCTATAATCAACGACGGGCTAAACTCCAATCTGACATTATAAAACCAAATCCAGCGCATCATGCTCTTGGCAAGCTTGAATCTGAACTGGATGGCAAAGTCACCATCATCACTCAAAACATTGACAATCTTCACGAGCGAGGCGGCAGCAAGAATGTCATTCATATGCACGGTGAGCTATTAAAAGCGCGATGCAGTGAATCTAATCAGGTGTTAGAGCATTCGGAAGATATTCTAACTGGTGAGCTATGCCATTGCTGTCAAATCCCGGCTCAAATGCGACCACATATTGTTTGGTTTGGTGAGATGCCACTGCGAATGGGCGATATATACTCAGCCTTAGAAGAAGCGGATCTGTTTGTCTCAATTGGCACGTCTGGTGTGGTTTATCCTGCCGCTGGATTTGTACATGATGCAAAAATGCATGGCGCACATACCATCGAAATCAACTTAGAGCCGAGTGCCGTTGAGAGTGAGTTTGAAGAGAAGCGATATGGTAAAGCGGGGCTGGAAGTACCTAAACTGGTCGAAGAGCTACTGCTCATGGGCGATGACACGGAATTAAGCGCCTAA
- a CDS encoding extracellular solute-binding protein, translating into MKSKLYAGALCAATLLSTPSFAADQELYFYNWSEYIPAEVLEDFSKETGIKVIYSTYESNESMYAKLKTQGTGYDLVVPSTYFVSKMRKESMLQEIDKTKLSHFDDLDKNYLDKPFDPANNFSIPYIWGATGIGINSDMLDGASVKNWGDFWDDQWEGQLMMMDDSREVFHIALSKLGYSPNTTNPDEIKAAYEELRKLMPNVLVFNSDFPANPYLAGEVSLGMLWNGSAYMARQEGASIDMIWPEKGTIFWMDSLAIPAGAKNVEAAHKMINFLLRPENAAKIALEIGYPTPVKTAYPLLPKEFAEDKNIFPPQSVMDSGVWQDEVGAASAIYDEYFQRLKVDN; encoded by the coding sequence ATGAAAAGTAAACTGTACGCTGGTGCATTATGCGCTGCAACTCTGCTCTCTACCCCTTCATTCGCGGCTGACCAAGAGCTTTATTTCTATAATTGGTCTGAATACATTCCAGCCGAAGTGCTTGAAGATTTCAGTAAAGAAACGGGCATCAAAGTCATTTACTCGACATACGAATCGAATGAAAGCATGTATGCGAAGTTAAAGACTCAAGGTACAGGTTACGATCTAGTCGTACCTTCAACTTACTTTGTCTCTAAAATGCGCAAAGAGAGCATGCTTCAAGAGATTGATAAGACCAAACTATCTCATTTTGACGATCTTGATAAAAACTATTTAGATAAGCCATTCGACCCAGCGAACAATTTCTCTATCCCTTATATTTGGGGCGCGACAGGCATTGGTATCAACTCTGATATGCTAGATGGTGCTTCCGTTAAAAACTGGGGCGATTTTTGGGATGATCAGTGGGAAGGTCAACTAATGATGATGGATGACTCACGTGAAGTCTTCCATATTGCTCTTAGTAAATTAGGTTACTCACCTAACACAACTAACCCAGACGAGATCAAAGCGGCGTACGAAGAACTACGCAAATTGATGCCAAACGTATTGGTTTTCAACTCTGATTTCCCTGCAAACCCATATTTAGCGGGCGAAGTATCACTTGGTATGTTGTGGAATGGATCTGCTTACATGGCTCGCCAAGAAGGCGCTTCTATTGATATGATTTGGCCAGAAAAAGGCACAATTTTCTGGATGGATAGCTTAGCGATCCCAGCTGGCGCAAAAAATGTAGAAGCGGCACATAAGATGATTAACTTCTTACTGCGCCCAGAAAATGCAGCGAAAATTGCACTTGAGATTGGTTACCCAACGCCAGTTAAAACTGCTTACCCACTACTACCAAAAGAGTTTGCTGAAGATAAAAACATCTTCCCACCTCAATCAGTTATGGATTCTGGTGTCTGGCAAGATGAAGTTGGCGCAGCAAGTGCTATCTATGATGAATACTTCCAAAGATTAAAAGTAGACAACTAA